Proteins co-encoded in one Diaminobutyricimonas sp. LJ205 genomic window:
- a CDS encoding DUF2017 family protein, translating to MTPWRRDGDDLVAEFVDIEVAVLQDLAAQVAELLESDEATDPARARLLPDAYLNDPDSAAEFRRLTENELAARKASAVRFVAESVGPAVRLDTTQSLDWLRALTDIRLVIASRLGIENDGDEGDDSSDEARFLRNAFDWLGFLQDSMLQVVDA from the coding sequence ATGACCCCGTGGCGTCGGGACGGCGATGACCTGGTCGCCGAGTTCGTCGACATCGAAGTGGCGGTTCTGCAGGATCTGGCCGCGCAGGTCGCCGAACTTCTCGAGAGCGACGAAGCGACCGATCCGGCGCGTGCGCGATTGCTGCCGGATGCCTACCTGAACGACCCGGATTCCGCTGCCGAGTTCCGCCGGCTCACCGAGAACGAACTCGCCGCTCGCAAGGCATCCGCGGTGCGCTTCGTGGCCGAGTCCGTCGGCCCGGCGGTGCGACTCGACACCACGCAGTCGCTTGACTGGCTGAGAGCGCTCACCGACATCCGGCTGGTGATCGCCTCACGACTGGGCATCGAGAACGACGGCGACGAGGGCGACGACTCGAGTGATGAGGCCCGCTTCCTGCGGAACGCCTTCGACTGGCTCGGATTCCTTCAGGACTCGATGCTGCAGGTCGTGGACGCTTGA
- the clpS gene encoding ATP-dependent Clp protease adapter ClpS, translated as MPRTLDRPDVHGQRTTDRPWMTVVWNDPVNLMSYVTFVFRSYFGFPPPEAERLMLQVHNDGRAVVASGGREEMERHVEAMHGYGLWATLEKTAA; from the coding sequence ATGCCCCGCACGCTCGACCGGCCTGACGTTCACGGCCAGCGCACGACGGACCGGCCTTGGATGACCGTGGTCTGGAACGACCCCGTGAATCTGATGTCCTACGTCACCTTCGTTTTCCGCAGCTACTTCGGCTTCCCTCCGCCCGAAGCCGAACGGCTGATGCTGCAGGTGCACAACGACGGGCGCGCGGTCGTCGCAAGCGGCGGACGTGAAGAGATGGAACGGCATGTCGAGGCGATGCACGGATACGGGCTATGGGCCACGCTAGAGAAGACCGCGGCATGA
- the orn gene encoding oligoribonuclease → MSNASDRLVWIDCEMTGLDVEVDELVEVAVVITDFDLEPVHPGFEIVINPDKSALDNMSEFVRNMHTESGLIDLIPNGVSLAEAEYEVLEYILQHVPTEQQAPLAGNTIGTDRAFLARYMPRVDGHLHYRNIDVSTIKELSRRWFPRVYFNAPVKNGGHRALADILESIRELDYYRRAGFVTEPGPTTEDVQAISASVVSKWESRL, encoded by the coding sequence ATGTCAAACGCCTCGGATCGCCTCGTCTGGATCGACTGTGAAATGACCGGACTCGACGTCGAGGTCGATGAACTCGTCGAGGTCGCCGTGGTGATCACCGACTTCGACCTGGAACCCGTGCACCCCGGATTCGAGATCGTCATCAACCCCGACAAGTCCGCCCTCGACAACATGAGCGAGTTCGTGCGCAACATGCACACCGAGAGCGGCTTGATCGACCTCATCCCGAACGGGGTGTCGCTCGCAGAGGCGGAGTACGAGGTGCTCGAGTACATCCTGCAGCACGTGCCCACCGAACAGCAGGCGCCGCTGGCCGGCAACACGATCGGCACCGATCGGGCATTCCTGGCCAGGTACATGCCGCGCGTCGACGGCCACCTGCACTACCGCAACATCGACGTGTCCACGATCAAGGAACTCTCCCGCCGCTGGTTCCCCCGCGTGTACTTCAACGCGCCGGTGAAGAACGGCGGGCACCGTGCGCTTGCCGACATCCTGGAGTCGATCCGAGAGCTCGATTACTACCGTCGGGCGGGCTTCGTCACCGAGCCCGGACCGACCACCGAAGACGTGCAGGCAATATCTGCGTCCGTGGTGTCCAAATGGGAGTCGCGGTTGTAA